One Candidatus Saccharibacteria bacterium RAAC3_TM7_1 genomic region harbors:
- a CDS encoding hypothetical protein (RAAC3_TM7_1_313) — protein sequence MPPNTPNQQALPPQQPTVPIGSSSVPPVAAPQPAPSVTPASPVQPQSQAAPAKPKPNPNTTQNTLLISEIRESMVIMRDGSFRAVIACKSINFDLMSSKEREGVEYSYQNFLNSLYFPAQVFIRSQRVDIGPYIDRLATLRRNQDNMLLGVLMDDYINFIDVLSQEANIMDKSFFIIVPFYPGGDLSDLRDQAKGFFGKLFAKQSTEPVKIDQAAYDKAKDEIKNRVDAVMSGLFQLGVKSVQLNTKELGELYYNIYNPDTAVRQPLSDFDNVTSTYVTKGRA from the coding sequence ATGCCCCCTAACACCCCAAACCAGCAAGCCCTGCCACCACAGCAACCGACCGTCCCGATCGGTTCTTCGAGTGTGCCTCCCGTTGCTGCGCCACAGCCAGCCCCCTCGGTAACTCCCGCAAGTCCCGTTCAGCCACAAAGCCAGGCGGCACCAGCCAAGCCAAAACCAAACCCCAACACGACTCAGAACACTCTGCTGATCTCTGAAATTCGCGAGAGCATGGTGATCATGCGCGACGGTAGTTTTCGCGCTGTCATCGCCTGTAAGTCGATCAACTTCGACCTCATGAGCAGTAAAGAACGCGAAGGGGTAGAGTATAGCTACCAGAACTTTCTGAACTCGCTCTATTTTCCCGCTCAAGTGTTTATCCGCTCACAGCGTGTCGATATCGGCCCCTACATCGACCGTCTCGCCACTTTGCGGCGCAACCAAGACAATATGCTGCTCGGCGTCCTGATGGACGATTACATCAACTTTATCGACGTCCTGAGCCAGGAAGCCAACATTATGGACAAGAGCTTTTTTATCATCGTGCCGTTTTACCCCGGGGGTGACCTTTCCGACTTGCGCGATCAGGCAAAAGGCTTCTTCGGTAAATTATTCGCCAAGCAAAGCACCGAGCCAGTCAAGATCGACCAAGCCGCCTACGATAAAGCAAAAGATGAGATCAAAAACCGTGTCGATGCTGTCATGAGTGGACTGTTTCAGCTTGGCGTCAAAAGCGTCCAGCTGAACACCAAAGAGCTAGGCGAGCTGTATTACAACATCTATAACCCCGACACAGCCGTCCGGCAGCCACTTAGTGACTTTGACAATGTGACCAGCACCTACGTCACAAAAGGTAGGGCATAA
- a CDS encoding hypothetical protein (RAAC3_TM7_1_308), with the protein MIITKKIILVASLLPLIIIGFFVLRFFFTLYISSSNPSLGSISYQTPSLELNFNKPLKSSSVKIEGNGVIFEDKVSVKGSTIKLYLNSANLSAGKEALFSLKAVSNDGFKYDSTVRFTPRDISFNDLPNDQQKEIKRLEGERPAYYTDPIMYYIPYSTLSYALAPSFVTTPDGETLLTIDLTVYLSRVDLGNKATIIKQRVAEAKKYLSSKGLNSNQYSFNLDIIGG; encoded by the coding sequence ATGATAATTACAAAGAAAATAATCTTAGTTGCCTCGTTGCTCCCACTTATAATTATAGGTTTTTTTGTGCTTCGTTTCTTTTTTACTCTCTATATCAGCTCAAGCAACCCATCGCTTGGTTCCATATCTTACCAAACCCCCTCGCTTGAACTTAACTTCAATAAACCACTTAAATCCTCCAGTGTGAAGATAGAGGGAAATGGGGTGATATTTGAAGACAAGGTATCGGTGAAAGGGTCAACGATAAAGCTCTACCTAAATAGCGCCAACCTATCGGCCGGGAAAGAAGCATTATTTAGCCTTAAGGCCGTGTCTAACGACGGCTTCAAGTACGACAGTACTGTACGATTTACTCCGAGAGACATATCGTTTAACGATCTTCCAAATGATCAACAAAAAGAGATTAAGCGTCTTGAGGGCGAGCGACCAGCCTACTATACCGACCCAATAATGTACTATATTCCGTACAGTACGCTGTCATACGCGCTTGCGCCAAGTTTTGTTACCACACCGGATGGAGAGACACTTTTGACGATCGATCTTACTGTGTATCTCTCACGGGTCGATCTTGGCAATAAGGCAACTATCATAAAACAGCGTGTCGCTGAAGCGAAGAAATATCTTTCTTCTAAGGGTCTTAACTCTAATCAGTACAGTTTCAATCTCGATATAATCGGCGGCTAG
- a CDS encoding Type IV secretory pathway VirB4 component-like protein (RAAC3_TM7_1_312) — translation MAAKKLDPIDIAAQQRAREQAEVEQAFLKGVTTLRDLIAPSSLEIHSSYFRLGTRYGRTLYVYGYPRQIYTGWLSSIINIDEVLDISMFIYPVESQVVLNNLRKKVTQLEASMAINSEKGRTRDPGLEAAIQDAEELRDQLQVGSERFFRYGLYITLYADSLDELSFVQHKIETIFGQQLVFSKVASSQQEQGLNSTVPQMTDQLQIRRNMNTGAISTSFPFTSADLTDSKGILYGINMHNNGLVIFDRFTLENANMVVFAKSGAGKSFAVKLEAIRSMMIGADILIVDPENEYQKLSDAVGGSYIRLSLNSDVRINPFDLPQVIDTEEADDALRANLVTLHGLLRLMLGGSQATANGQIMAGLTPAEEADLDQGLIDTYARAGITSDPLTHRSTPPTISDLYDTLLHMGGTGPQLAQRLRKYTSGTFAGIFSQQSNIDINNHMVVFNIRDLEDELRPVAMYIVLSHIWNITRSDQRKRMLIVDEAWQLMKYDDSANFLFSLAKRARKYQLGLTTITQDVEDFMGSKMGRAIVANSSMQLLLKQSSSAVDVLSDVFKLTEEERKRLANFPVGQGLFFAGQNHVHVQVVASETEHSLVTTGGNAQFAPQEPQPPQAPTPGQPVVNPGYMNPGEYSV, via the coding sequence ATGGCAGCTAAAAAACTTGACCCGATCGACATCGCTGCTCAGCAGCGTGCCCGTGAGCAAGCCGAGGTCGAGCAGGCCTTCCTAAAAGGCGTCACCACTCTCCGCGACCTGATCGCCCCGAGCAGCCTCGAGATCCACTCCAGCTACTTCCGCCTCGGCACAAGGTACGGCCGTACTCTCTACGTCTACGGCTATCCACGCCAGATCTACACCGGATGGTTGAGTTCTATTATCAATATTGATGAAGTGCTCGACATCTCGATGTTTATTTACCCAGTCGAGAGCCAGGTGGTGCTCAACAATCTGCGCAAAAAAGTTACCCAACTCGAAGCCAGTATGGCAATCAACAGCGAAAAAGGACGTACGCGCGATCCTGGACTCGAAGCCGCTATCCAAGATGCTGAGGAACTACGTGACCAATTGCAGGTAGGATCGGAGCGCTTTTTCCGCTACGGCCTCTACATCACGCTCTACGCCGACAGCCTCGACGAGCTCAGCTTCGTCCAGCACAAGATCGAAACTATCTTTGGCCAGCAACTTGTCTTCTCGAAAGTTGCCAGCTCGCAGCAGGAGCAGGGGCTCAACAGCACCGTCCCACAAATGACCGACCAATTGCAGATCCGCCGCAACATGAATACGGGCGCTATCTCAACCAGTTTTCCATTCACTTCGGCCGACTTAACTGATTCAAAGGGAATCCTCTACGGTATAAATATGCACAACAACGGCCTGGTGATCTTTGACCGCTTCACCCTGGAAAACGCCAACATGGTCGTCTTTGCCAAGTCGGGTGCCGGTAAGTCATTTGCCGTAAAGCTCGAGGCGATCCGCAGCATGATGATCGGCGCAGATATATTGATCGTCGACCCGGAAAATGAGTATCAGAAACTGTCCGATGCCGTCGGAGGAAGCTATATCCGCCTCAGCCTCAACTCTGACGTCCGCATTAATCCTTTTGACCTGCCGCAGGTTATCGATACCGAAGAAGCCGATGATGCGCTGCGTGCCAATCTCGTCACCCTGCACGGCTTGCTCCGCCTCATGCTCGGTGGCTCCCAGGCTACCGCCAACGGCCAAATTATGGCCGGCTTAACACCAGCCGAAGAAGCCGACCTCGATCAAGGCTTGATCGACACCTACGCCCGCGCCGGTATTACCTCCGATCCGCTGACACACCGCTCAACACCGCCCACCATTTCCGACCTCTACGACACCTTGCTCCATATGGGCGGCACCGGGCCACAGCTGGCACAACGCCTGCGCAAGTACACTAGCGGCACCTTTGCCGGTATCTTTTCCCAGCAAAGCAATATCGACATCAACAACCACATGGTGGTCTTCAACATTCGCGACCTGGAGGATGAGCTCCGTCCGGTTGCTATGTATATTGTGCTATCTCATATCTGGAACATTACCCGTAGCGACCAGCGTAAACGTATGCTGATCGTCGACGAGGCATGGCAACTGATGAAATATGACGACTCGGCAAACTTCCTGTTTAGCCTCGCCAAGCGCGCTCGTAAATATCAGCTCGGTCTCACAACCATCACCCAGGACGTCGAAGACTTTATGGGTAGCAAGATGGGACGGGCAATCGTCGCCAACAGCTCAATGCAGCTACTGCTCAAGCAATCTTCAAGCGCTGTCGATGTTCTCAGTGACGTCTTTAAACTCACCGAAGAAGAACGAAAGCGTCTCGCAAACTTCCCGGTAGGGCAGGGGCTGTTCTTTGCCGGCCAAAACCACGTCCATGTCCAGGTTGTTGCCAGCGAAACCGAGCATAGCCTTGTTACGACCGGCGGCAACGCACAGTTCGCGCCCCAGGAACCACAACCTCCTCAAGCGCCCACACCAGGCCAACCGGTGGTCAATCCAGGCTATATGAACCCCGGTGAATACAGCGTATAA
- a CDS encoding hypothetical protein (RAAC3_TM7_1_311), which yields MAQNIKREDKIDERAREMFDTHPDLQAREKAAGSDYANSGLDQAEAYANDPANASQNIDDVKNRENQYNYQPSETKPRDGRSFRQKVVGFAGSRKGATTGIFGGVGILGIVLSSLFGSFSMFPSLQANSLDTLDSRSTIMDHRFVKWLEKKSSSGDSSGCKVSKYECNMGKMPNKMLSRMSAQGIKPLDADGKEIKVASESGYPDRNPAKYEIPDTLADGGKRTINASELAKEYKRNPELRSAFKKSYSMRYRAWTGKYIKKVFYSKFGLAQTGGLASDDKKLNADNVDDELDKKLDSSSSDLDETAKKAKFHDRFKSLVERSGERIKKSGGSVSLTLGTGYCVLSNLPGFIAGTYRAIQLAQILVLVNDAVLSPAGKIKAGEASSEEVSALGSKLTETVDGKSALDSAILLSAIGVNKNITPNSRYAPGYAAYKNSFVQGTGKLNKATNGACNKIMSPEALVAATAVDASVAAAAGPETLGLSFVAWATLKAVAKVLIGIGAVDAFITIADKSGLINFVADQAFKLTAGFVDNYTEGARGEKLGDALGVGLFSYFSMSGLAGGGGVLKTNQVVAFNQAMDDVENDYRQEAIATLNPFDISSKYTFMGSIVSGLSTSGVLSNNLFTSMSSIGSLLLRTPSSIISPTAGATPEEDAAAAEARCSHASMFDIEDDIAINPAGYPCVGIPAEYLNMSVDEVYKIATEEEGANINKDTGMWDENDSKIADRLADCAEADLESVGGCTIDNKTKAAESLYQYDKQVSDILDGSDDEPLTSSYSGTGAQFRVATFNILHADDPLTWDNRLKDSIATLKDNNIDIAGLQEARPKQQVALKSAEYGADVYDMWPTKPGDGADLDVNPDSVVLWNKTKFEFVSAQQKKIRYDGNRKLNVVKLRYIENGANGPEFYVLNTHDPINKRADSAGGPQDRKDNNDMYAALIKNELNDAPVIFTGDFNSKMTVEASGNKPLDGKRENLSYCILTRDELLWHVSDAQQNKTGECPSERDVRGNNLIDHIFISTSMRASNYGYVRGGKDEDGSDHNMVYSDVEIPSTTGLGATGSVSASGFAWPVNKKWWTSNRSDFLDAHTLISGTFTSPYAIGIAVDISSPPLGSPIYSMLDGIVTRTNLCGLGDGMIIESDTSQGKLQIAYGHGTNPKFKVGDNVKAGQQILSLGKLGCKVDGAHLHIDMALDGKHICPQDVFLAMDGTSINLQEFTRKAAAPCAR from the coding sequence ATGGCTCAAAATATAAAACGTGAAGACAAGATCGATGAACGAGCACGGGAGATGTTCGACACGCATCCCGATCTTCAAGCACGCGAAAAAGCAGCGGGCAGTGACTACGCCAATAGCGGTCTCGATCAGGCAGAAGCCTACGCCAATGACCCAGCGAATGCCTCGCAGAATATCGATGATGTCAAAAACCGCGAGAATCAGTACAACTACCAACCCTCGGAGACTAAGCCAAGAGATGGCCGTAGTTTCCGGCAGAAAGTAGTCGGCTTCGCTGGAAGTCGAAAAGGCGCTACCACCGGTATATTCGGCGGTGTCGGGATCCTAGGGATTGTCCTTTCCTCACTTTTTGGAAGCTTCAGTATGTTCCCCAGTCTCCAAGCCAACAGTCTTGATACACTCGATAGCCGCAGCACCATCATGGATCACCGCTTCGTAAAATGGCTGGAGAAGAAGTCCAGTAGCGGCGACAGTAGCGGCTGTAAGGTGTCCAAATATGAGTGTAATATGGGAAAAATGCCCAATAAAATGCTCAGCCGCATGAGTGCCCAGGGCATCAAACCGCTCGATGCCGATGGAAAAGAGATAAAAGTAGCTTCAGAGTCCGGCTATCCCGACAGGAATCCGGCGAAATATGAAATCCCCGACACACTGGCCGATGGTGGCAAACGGACAATAAATGCCTCAGAACTTGCCAAAGAATATAAACGAAATCCTGAGCTTCGAAGTGCTTTCAAGAAATCCTACAGTATGCGCTACCGAGCGTGGACAGGGAAATACATAAAGAAAGTATTCTACAGCAAGTTTGGTCTCGCTCAAACTGGTGGCCTCGCCTCGGATGACAAGAAACTTAACGCCGACAATGTAGATGATGAGCTTGATAAAAAGCTTGATTCTTCCAGCTCCGACCTTGATGAGACGGCAAAGAAGGCGAAGTTCCATGATAGATTCAAATCGCTCGTAGAAAGATCAGGTGAACGGATTAAGAAATCGGGCGGAAGTGTATCACTTACGCTTGGCACTGGATATTGTGTATTATCTAATCTTCCCGGTTTTATTGCCGGAACATACCGAGCAATACAACTTGCCCAGATTCTTGTGTTGGTTAACGATGCCGTTTTGTCACCTGCCGGGAAGATAAAAGCCGGTGAAGCAAGCTCCGAAGAAGTGTCAGCGCTTGGGTCGAAGCTTACAGAGACTGTCGACGGAAAATCAGCGCTTGATTCTGCAATCTTGCTCAGTGCCATTGGAGTGAACAAGAATATAACCCCTAACTCAAGATACGCCCCCGGCTACGCCGCATATAAGAACTCTTTCGTACAAGGTACCGGAAAGCTCAATAAAGCAACTAATGGTGCATGTAACAAGATAATGAGTCCAGAAGCTCTTGTAGCCGCCACAGCTGTGGATGCATCAGTCGCAGCCGCAGCTGGTCCAGAAACGCTTGGCCTTTCTTTTGTTGCATGGGCAACTTTAAAAGCTGTAGCTAAGGTTCTTATTGGCATCGGTGCAGTAGACGCTTTCATAACGATTGCCGACAAGTCTGGCCTTATTAACTTTGTTGCAGATCAAGCCTTTAAGCTTACTGCTGGTTTTGTTGATAACTACACCGAGGGAGCGCGGGGCGAAAAACTGGGTGACGCGCTCGGCGTGGGGCTTTTCAGTTACTTCTCTATGAGCGGCCTGGCGGGTGGTGGGGGTGTACTAAAGACAAACCAGGTAGTCGCTTTCAACCAGGCAATGGATGATGTCGAGAATGACTACCGGCAAGAGGCTATTGCCACCCTAAACCCGTTTGACATATCCAGTAAGTACACCTTCATGGGAAGTATTGTCTCCGGCCTATCGACCAGTGGTGTTTTATCAAACAATCTGTTCACCTCCATGTCGTCGATCGGCTCATTACTCCTCCGCACTCCTAGTAGTATTATCTCGCCGACGGCTGGCGCCACCCCCGAGGAAGACGCGGCGGCGGCCGAGGCGCGTTGTAGCCATGCCAGTATGTTTGATATCGAAGACGACATCGCTATCAATCCGGCCGGCTACCCATGTGTCGGTATACCGGCAGAATACCTCAATATGTCGGTTGACGAGGTATATAAAATCGCTACCGAGGAGGAAGGCGCCAATATCAATAAAGATACCGGTATGTGGGATGAAAACGACAGCAAGATCGCTGATCGGCTCGCCGACTGTGCGGAAGCTGATTTGGAGTCGGTCGGTGGCTGCACGATTGACAACAAAACCAAAGCGGCCGAATCGCTCTATCAATACGACAAGCAGGTTAGTGACATTCTTGATGGTAGCGACGACGAACCTCTCACTAGTAGCTACAGCGGCACTGGTGCTCAGTTTAGAGTCGCAACCTTTAATATCCTCCATGCTGACGACCCGCTCACCTGGGATAATAGGCTCAAAGACTCTATTGCTACCCTGAAAGACAACAATATCGACATCGCCGGACTCCAGGAGGCACGTCCAAAGCAGCAAGTAGCACTAAAAAGTGCCGAGTATGGAGCCGACGTCTATGATATGTGGCCGACAAAGCCGGGAGACGGAGCAGACCTAGACGTCAACCCCGACTCTGTCGTGTTATGGAATAAAACGAAGTTTGAATTCGTCAGCGCTCAACAGAAGAAAATCAGATACGACGGCAACCGCAAGCTCAATGTTGTGAAGCTTCGATATATTGAAAATGGGGCTAATGGACCAGAATTTTACGTACTCAACACGCACGACCCGATCAATAAACGAGCCGACTCTGCGGGTGGACCACAAGACCGTAAAGATAATAACGATATGTACGCAGCGTTAATCAAAAACGAGCTGAACGATGCCCCCGTGATATTTACCGGTGACTTCAACTCTAAGATGACCGTCGAAGCAAGTGGGAATAAGCCACTCGACGGGAAGAGAGAGAACCTCTCCTACTGCATCCTGACACGAGACGAGCTGCTATGGCATGTGTCTGATGCGCAGCAAAATAAAACAGGCGAATGCCCAAGCGAACGCGACGTTAGAGGCAATAATCTGATCGACCATATATTTATCAGTACCTCTATGCGTGCTAGTAATTACGGATACGTCAGGGGTGGCAAAGACGAAGACGGATCAGACCATAACATGGTATATAGCGATGTCGAAATTCCCAGTACGACAGGCCTCGGAGCTACCGGATCGGTCAGTGCCTCTGGTTTTGCCTGGCCGGTCAATAAAAAATGGTGGACATCAAACCGGAGCGATTTCCTCGACGCACACACCCTAATAAGCGGTACCTTCACAAGCCCTTACGCTATTGGGATAGCCGTGGATATAAGTAGTCCACCGCTCGGCTCGCCGATTTATTCAATGCTCGACGGTATAGTCACGCGAACAAATCTCTGTGGCCTGGGAGATGGTATGATAATCGAATCAGACACCTCTCAAGGAAAACTGCAAATTGCGTACGGACACGGCACTAATCCAAAATTCAAAGTCGGCGACAACGTCAAAGCCGGGCAGCAAATACTAAGCCTGGGTAAGCTTGGCTGTAAAGTTGACGGCGCGCACCTTCATATTGATATGGCACTCGATGGTAAACATATCTGCCCTCAGGATGTTTTCCTCGCTATGGACGGTACGTCAATAAACCTCCAGGAATTTACTCGCAAGGCGGCAGCTCCATGCGCACGATAA
- a CDS encoding DNA polymerase III, beta subunit (RAAC3_TM7_1_307) — MELTVTQENFTKALSNASRVASSKAGLPILSNILLRTDGSRLLVAATNLEVATMNAIGAKVSKPGSITIPARLISEFVQNLPKEQITLTVKNSKLHLSSGAYSSTINGLADDEFPELPTIDTKRAVSYSITTDDLKQAVSQTIIASSSDTTRPVLTGVFWHSHNGHVYLAATDGYRLTERKIVKTSSELAAIIPTSSLQEVLRSLRDDIHEIEILFDETQATFRFAEIEITSRLIDGSFPDYRQLIPAKSETVFTLNREEFVRTIKIASLFARESGGGITLALDTDKKTLTIHSVASEVGENSSEINVTTTGAGGNVSLNSRYLLDALSVMNSENVSFEFSGKLAPCILHNDAKELDYKHIIMPLKS, encoded by the coding sequence ATGGAACTCACAGTAACTCAGGAAAATTTCACAAAAGCGCTTAGTAATGCCAGTCGTGTAGCTAGCTCAAAAGCAGGACTGCCGATTCTTAGTAATATCCTTTTAAGGACAGATGGCTCAAGACTCCTCGTCGCTGCAACAAACCTTGAAGTAGCTACAATGAATGCTATCGGTGCGAAAGTTAGTAAGCCAGGCTCGATCACAATCCCAGCCCGCTTAATTAGTGAGTTTGTACAAAACCTTCCAAAAGAGCAGATTACTTTAACGGTAAAAAATAGCAAACTTCACCTATCGTCTGGTGCCTATTCTTCAACAATAAACGGATTGGCCGATGATGAGTTTCCAGAACTCCCCACTATCGATACTAAAAGGGCTGTCAGCTATAGCATTACGACCGATGATCTAAAGCAAGCCGTATCACAAACAATCATTGCCTCAAGTAGTGACACTACCCGGCCGGTATTAACTGGTGTGTTCTGGCATTCCCATAACGGGCACGTCTATCTTGCAGCAACCGATGGCTACCGTCTCACGGAAAGAAAAATCGTCAAAACATCAAGTGAGCTTGCGGCTATTATTCCCACCTCAAGCCTCCAGGAAGTTTTACGGAGCCTCCGTGATGACATCCACGAGATTGAGATATTATTCGATGAAACTCAAGCAACGTTTCGTTTCGCGGAAATAGAGATCACCAGCCGCTTAATTGATGGTAGCTTCCCTGACTACCGTCAGCTAATCCCGGCAAAATCAGAAACAGTATTCACTTTGAACCGGGAAGAATTTGTCCGCACAATTAAGATAGCTAGTTTGTTTGCGCGTGAGTCTGGCGGCGGTATTACATTAGCGCTCGATACTGATAAAAAAACACTTACAATCCACTCTGTCGCATCGGAAGTTGGCGAAAACTCATCAGAGATTAATGTGACTACCACTGGTGCGGGGGGGAATGTTAGTCTCAACTCGCGCTACCTACTCGATGCGCTCAGTGTTATGAATAGTGAAAATGTATCGTTTGAGTTTTCTGGTAAACTCGCTCCGTGTATTTTACATAATGACGCCAAAGAGCTCGACTATAAACATATTATTATGCCACTAAAGAGCTAG
- a CDS encoding hypothetical protein (RAAC3_TM7_1_309) produces the protein MRTINKQRISYQVLAVAFTVSMLYSSSVYAFDEQFFSGNDIIYYNPDASGAVCEQGSLSGIAGTGTNKDYRSRPILSDAQLKALNENKPFYEAAADKAGIPWQLLAVIHLRETGLRRYNPVNGDGPYQILSVNYPASPTIDDVTFAKQSSEAADFLKNASSSPELLKNGDISAIKDTLFSYNGRASVYAEQATRLGFNQPYEGSPYVMNIADEPRDPERNPTGWGQIQTDGGGIVYPANDDYGAFVVYGAMAGISSTDSCQTAQSGEVRQRVLALAEKELQLWEGDVLKPGTDFHKYSQGRDENWCADFVSWIYSQAGYPLKTSNGGNVPTVDEVAQIGKDGDKFVYHNAAGYTPQPGDLQIQKGSSVSHVSIVVSADNGVVMKIGGNQSGDGGPSTSSVTKDDWNDSIVGYVSPKE, from the coding sequence ATGCGCACGATAAATAAACAGAGGATTTCGTATCAAGTTTTAGCGGTAGCATTCACCGTATCGATGCTATATAGCTCGTCGGTCTATGCATTCGACGAACAGTTTTTTTCGGGCAACGATATTATCTATTACAACCCTGATGCGAGCGGCGCTGTCTGCGAACAAGGCTCACTCAGTGGTATAGCGGGAACTGGCACGAATAAAGACTACCGTAGCCGTCCAATTCTCTCCGATGCCCAACTAAAAGCGCTTAATGAAAATAAGCCGTTTTACGAAGCGGCGGCAGACAAGGCCGGTATTCCTTGGCAGCTACTGGCCGTCATCCATCTGCGCGAGACCGGCTTGCGCCGCTACAACCCGGTAAACGGCGACGGTCCTTACCAGATTCTTTCGGTCAATTACCCAGCGTCTCCAACCATCGACGACGTCACGTTTGCCAAGCAAAGTTCTGAGGCTGCAGACTTTCTCAAGAACGCTTCGTCCAGCCCAGAACTACTCAAAAACGGCGATATTAGTGCCATAAAAGACACATTATTCAGCTACAACGGCCGCGCCAGTGTCTACGCCGAGCAAGCTACCCGACTTGGCTTCAACCAGCCCTATGAAGGTTCGCCGTACGTTATGAATATTGCTGATGAACCCCGCGACCCAGAGCGCAACCCCACAGGCTGGGGCCAGATCCAGACCGACGGTGGCGGTATAGTCTATCCAGCTAATGACGACTACGGGGCGTTTGTTGTCTATGGAGCGATGGCTGGCATTTCCTCGACCGATTCATGTCAGACCGCCCAATCCGGCGAAGTGCGCCAGCGAGTACTGGCACTGGCTGAGAAAGAGTTACAGTTATGGGAAGGTGATGTGCTAAAGCCCGGTACCGACTTTCATAAGTATAGCCAAGGCCGTGATGAAAACTGGTGTGCTGATTTCGTCAGCTGGATCTATAGCCAAGCCGGCTACCCATTAAAGACTAGCAATGGGGGTAATGTCCCAACCGTGGATGAAGTGGCGCAAATAGGCAAGGATGGCGATAAGTTCGTCTACCACAACGCCGCAGGTTACACCCCACAGCCAGGTGACTTACAAATACAAAAGGGAAGTTCAGTAAGCCATGTCAGTATCGTCGTATCAGCCGATAACGGTGTTGTGATGAAAATTGGTGGCAACCAATCCGGCGACGGTGGACCGTCTACCTCAAGCGTCACCAAAGACGACTGGAATGATAGTATCGTTGGTTATGTTTCACCGAAAGAGTAG